The Thermoplasmatales archaeon genome contains a region encoding:
- a CDS encoding CPBP family intramembrane metalloprotease, which translates to MKKIIAYLVLFFALAIIYSSVVLSFFVNLDVEISYYGLISGLILNFLIMFIPSIVFAYLYYEGNVLNNLYFRKEGAIKSVSIAISATLIFIFLQGIFLFIIGYKESNPLAEKIVEIVKGNLFLLFLIPVISSISEETFYRGIIQNLLQEKIGVYSIFLTSIIFAIAHIEYKTIFQFLMPFLFGILLGFLMYKFKNIFAPISAHFFYNFLSLFFSLLYG; encoded by the coding sequence ATGAAAAAAATTATCGCTTATCTGGTTCTATTCTTTGCCCTGGCTATTATATATTCTTCAGTAGTGCTAAGTTTTTTTGTTAATTTAGATGTTGAAATTTCCTATTATGGTTTAATTTCTGGTTTAATATTAAATTTTTTAATAATGTTTATTCCCTCAATCGTTTTTGCTTATCTTTATTATGAAGGAAATGTTTTGAATAATCTTTATTTCAGAAAAGAGGGAGCCATAAAATCGGTATCTATTGCAATTTCAGCAACTCTAATCTTTATTTTTTTACAGGGAATTTTTTTATTTATTATAGGATATAAAGAAAGCAACCCGCTGGCGGAGAAAATTGTTGAAATTGTAAAAGGAAACTTATTTCTTTTGTTCCTCATACCAGTTATATCGTCGATAAGCGAGGAAACTTTTTATAGGGGAATAATTCAAAATTTGCTTCAGGAAAAAATAGGTGTTTATTCAATTTTTTTAACATCTATAATTTTTGCAATAGCTCACATTGAATATAAAACAATCTTTCAATTTTTAATGCCATTCCTTTTTGGAATTCTTTTAGGTTTCTTAATGTATAAATTTAAAAACATTTTTGCACCAATATCAGCTCATTTCTTTTATAATTTTTTAAGCTTATTTTTTAGTTTATTATATGGATAA
- the coaBC gene encoding bifunctional phosphopantothenoylcysteine decarboxylase/phosphopantothenate--cysteine ligase CoaBC, which translates to MHPSEKIKGEKSKKLWNKKIALGITGSISAVECVKIARELIRHGADVFPIMTEDACNILHPEAMKFATGNDAIVELTGDVEHVSYDADLFLIAPCTANTISKIANGIADNALTTFALTFENKIMIAPSMHERMFKNKFIEENIKKCAEKGIKFISPKIEEEKAKMAGNEEIVEAVIRELRGKDKEGKKVLVIGGSTCEAIDDVRVLTNLSSGKMAKAISIEAYERGASVETWFGGMDGLPFIPNKRFSSVKDIINLIKKAKKYDAVINCAAISDFVVKKRKGKIESGKKISISLTPSPRINPMLKKIGKIVIGFKLDEKNIFEKAYRRLKEDGIDYIIGNKLNTIGSDYAEIWIIGKEGLIEKVKGKKEEIAKNIVDLI; encoded by the coding sequence GTGCATCCGAGTGAAAAAATAAAAGGAGAAAAGAGTAAAAAATTATGGAATAAGAAAATTGCTCTTGGAATTACAGGTAGCATTTCCGCGGTTGAATGTGTAAAAATAGCCCGCGAACTTATAAGGCATGGAGCGGATGTTTTTCCGATAATGACAGAAGATGCTTGCAACATATTGCATCCAGAAGCAATGAAATTTGCAACTGGAAATGATGCAATAGTTGAATTGACGGGTGATGTAGAGCATGTTTCTTATGACGCAGATTTATTTTTAATTGCTCCATGTACAGCAAATACAATTTCCAAAATTGCAAATGGAATTGCCGATAATGCTCTAACTACTTTTGCTCTTACTTTCGAAAATAAAATCATGATTGCACCATCAATGCATGAAAGAATGTTTAAGAATAAATTCATAGAAGAAAATATAAAAAAATGTGCTGAAAAAGGAATTAAGTTTATCTCTCCAAAAATTGAAGAAGAAAAAGCAAAAATGGCAGGCAATGAAGAGATAGTTGAGGCAGTTATAAGGGAGTTAAGAGGAAAAGATAAAGAAGGAAAAAAAGTGCTTGTTATAGGTGGCTCAACCTGCGAGGCAATAGATGATGTAAGAGTTCTAACAAATCTTTCTTCTGGAAAAATGGCAAAAGCAATTTCAATAGAAGCCTATGAAAGAGGGGCAAGCGTTGAAACATGGTTTGGTGGAATGGATGGCCTTCCATTTATTCCAAATAAAAGGTTTTCCAGTGTAAAAGATATTATTAACCTAATTAAAAAAGCAAAAAAATATGATGCGGTAATAAATTGTGCTGCAATTTCAGACTTTGTTGTAAAGAAAAGAAAAGGCAAAATAGAGAGTGGAAAAAAGATTAGTATATCTCTTACCCCCTCTCCAAGAATAAATCCAATGTTAAAGAAGATAGGAAAAATTGTTATTGGCTTTAAATTGGATGAAAAAAATATTTTTGAGAAAGCATATAGGAGATTGAAAGAAGATGGAATAGATTACATAATAGGAAATAAGCTTAATACCATAGGAAGTGATTACGCCGAAATATGGATAATAGGGAAAGAAGGACTGATAGAAAAAGTTAAGGGCAAGAAAGAGGAGATTGCCAAAAATATAGTTGATTTGATATGA